A stretch of the Snodgrassella alvi genome encodes the following:
- a CDS encoding DMT family transporter has protein sequence MQLTPQKWAASGLTVGCVVFGLGSLIVKFVSIGSYAVALWRVFIGGIVFLLLSRHFGQKLPTSGTAKRFCILSGVFLGFDLAFWHESIHAVGPGISTLLNSMQIFFLAAIAWFFFGERQSKLQLFSMLLSVIGIILIAHPELHHNSHGGYGIFIGLISGGAMAASMACIRQAHQAEPVSLFPLMLLVSVGAVAALIVPSILIDTHRFWPSSMKDVLLIMIYGVVMQCFAWGLIAYAVPLLSLTLTGLLLLSEPVAAILIDFFILNKPINALQWTGTALTLLAIYLGSLKPRHNPKKTA, from the coding sequence ATGCAACTCACCCCACAAAAATGGGCTGCTTCCGGTTTAACTGTTGGCTGCGTGGTTTTCGGGCTCGGCAGTCTGATTGTCAAATTTGTTTCAATTGGTTCCTATGCCGTAGCCCTGTGGCGCGTATTCATAGGTGGCATCGTTTTTTTGCTGCTCAGCCGACATTTTGGACAAAAATTACCAACCAGCGGTACGGCTAAACGGTTTTGTATTCTGTCCGGCGTATTTTTAGGTTTCGATCTGGCTTTCTGGCATGAAAGTATTCACGCTGTTGGGCCTGGGATTTCTACTTTGCTCAACAGCATGCAGATTTTTTTTCTAGCTGCCATCGCATGGTTTTTCTTCGGTGAACGACAGAGTAAACTACAATTATTCAGCATGCTGTTGTCTGTCATCGGCATTATACTCATTGCCCATCCTGAATTGCATCACAACAGCCATGGCGGATACGGCATATTTATCGGCCTGATTTCAGGAGGTGCCATGGCTGCCTCTATGGCCTGTATCCGGCAGGCACATCAGGCAGAACCAGTTTCATTATTTCCACTCATGCTGCTGGTAAGCGTAGGGGCAGTAGCTGCATTAATTGTACCCAGCATTCTGATAGACACTCATCGTTTTTGGCCATCAAGCATGAAAGATGTGCTGCTGATAATGATTTATGGCGTAGTCATGCAATGTTTTGCATGGGGATTGATTGCCTATGCCGTACCCCTCCTATCATTAACCTTAACCGGACTTTTATTACTGAGCGAACCAGTGGCTGCCATACTAATAGACTTTTTTATCCTGAATAAACCCATAAACGCACTCCAATGGACAGGAACAGCTTTAACTCTTCTAGCCATCTATCTGGGTTCACTCAAACCCAGACACAATCCGAAAAAAACCGCATAG
- the ribBA gene encoding bifunctional 3,4-dihydroxy-2-butanone-4-phosphate synthase/GTP cyclohydrolase II — protein sequence MSIATIPEIIADIKAGKMVILTDAEDRENEGDLIMAAQFVTPEAINFMIKYARGLVCLPLEEEIVDRLRLPLMTQNNGAQYGTNFTVSIEAAHGITTGISAADRAHTVQAAVSPAAKAEDIVQPGHIFPLRAQKGGVLVRTGHTEASVDLAKLAGLIPAAVICEIINDDGTMARMPELKIFAEKHNIKIGTIADLIEYRSRHESLIEELGVNTIHTTWGDFTQHVYVDQLSGETHLALVKGNPETADEVLVRVHEPFSAMDFLQPNQLHTWPLPEAMARIQQADAGVIILMHRTETGATLLDRTLPKGTHQARQWDSKTYGIGAQILAGLKVKRMRVMGKPSAFTGLNGFGLEVSGFEEPTK from the coding sequence ATGAGCATTGCCACCATTCCAGAAATTATTGCCGACATTAAAGCAGGCAAAATGGTTATTCTTACTGATGCAGAAGACCGTGAAAACGAAGGCGATTTAATTATGGCGGCACAATTTGTTACGCCGGAAGCCATCAATTTTATGATTAAGTACGCCCGCGGACTCGTATGCCTACCTTTAGAAGAAGAAATTGTAGACCGTCTACGCCTGCCCCTGATGACTCAGAACAATGGTGCCCAGTATGGCACCAATTTCACCGTTTCCATTGAAGCAGCTCATGGTATCACTACCGGTATTTCTGCCGCAGACCGGGCACATACTGTACAGGCAGCTGTTTCACCAGCCGCAAAGGCAGAAGATATTGTACAACCAGGCCATATTTTCCCACTGCGTGCACAAAAAGGTGGTGTGTTGGTACGTACCGGCCATACTGAAGCCAGCGTTGATCTAGCCAAACTGGCTGGTCTGATTCCAGCAGCCGTTATCTGTGAAATCATCAATGATGACGGCACCATGGCAAGAATGCCAGAACTAAAGATTTTTGCCGAAAAACACAACATTAAAATCGGGACGATCGCTGATCTGATAGAGTACCGCAGCCGCCATGAAAGTTTGATAGAAGAATTGGGTGTCAACACCATTCATACCACATGGGGTGATTTCACTCAGCATGTGTATGTAGATCAGCTATCAGGAGAAACTCATCTAGCATTAGTAAAAGGCAATCCAGAAACAGCAGATGAAGTATTGGTTCGGGTACACGAACCATTCAGCGCCATGGATTTTTTACAACCAAATCAGCTACACACATGGCCCCTACCGGAAGCCATGGCTCGCATTCAGCAAGCAGATGCCGGCGTAATTATTCTTATGCATCGAACCGAAACCGGTGCTACCCTGCTCGACCGTACTTTACCAAAAGGCACTCATCAGGCCAGACAATGGGACAGCAAAACTTATGGCATAGGCGCACAAATACTGGCCGGACTTAAAGTAAAACGTATGCGAGTAATGGGTAAGCCATCAGCCTTTACCGGTTTGAATGGTTTTGGTCTTGAAGTATCCGGATTCGAAGAACCAACTAAATAA
- the corA gene encoding magnesium/cobalt transporter CorA, whose product MSTPQHVSSNKLVQTHNLPSLVHRSNVSNMPAQSMTIIQINASQFLNHTYTEADIRTENIPTLSKDSLTWIHLVGITDNDQLHELLQPFNIHELAMEDILSRKQRPKIEDYGHYLFVAARIFVYKKQKLQYNQIYLIIGQNYIITFQFEPLGLLHIIRKYIQHNYSSIYSKGIDFLAYSLLDRIVDDYFVTVDEFDNRVEGLDKRLFSNSNKNLLMSIHQLKRDAISLRRTLSPIRDIIGRIVHNEFSLFSQDIHVYLLDVYDHTQQLMETLDSARDTVTGMMDVHLSYQSNHLNEQMRMLTVITIIVMPLNVLTGIYGMNFDNIPELHWHYGYYIVLGLMATIIVSLLIYFYRRHWL is encoded by the coding sequence ATGAGTACACCGCAACATGTTTCCAGTAATAAACTGGTTCAGACCCACAACCTACCCAGTCTGGTTCACCGTAGCAACGTGAGCAACATGCCGGCACAATCCATGACCATCATTCAGATTAATGCCAGCCAGTTTCTCAACCACACCTACACCGAAGCTGATATCCGCACAGAAAACATACCGACTCTCAGCAAAGACAGCCTGACCTGGATTCATCTTGTCGGTATAACAGATAACGACCAATTACATGAGTTATTACAGCCTTTCAACATCCACGAACTGGCGATGGAAGATATACTCAGCCGTAAACAACGCCCAAAAATTGAAGACTACGGTCACTATCTATTCGTTGCTGCACGTATTTTTGTCTATAAAAAGCAGAAACTTCAGTACAACCAAATTTATCTCATCATTGGCCAAAACTACATCATCACCTTTCAGTTCGAACCATTAGGGTTACTACACATCATTCGCAAGTACATCCAGCATAATTACAGTAGCATTTACAGCAAAGGCATTGATTTTCTGGCTTATTCATTACTGGACCGTATAGTAGACGATTATTTTGTAACTGTAGATGAATTTGATAACCGCGTAGAAGGACTAGACAAACGCCTATTTAGCAACAGCAACAAAAACCTATTAATGTCCATCCATCAGCTCAAACGCGATGCCATCAGCCTACGCCGTACCCTCTCACCCATACGCGATATCATCGGCCGCATTGTACATAATGAATTTTCTTTATTCAGCCAAGATATACACGTCTATTTACTTGACGTCTACGACCATACGCAGCAACTGATGGAAACACTCGACAGCGCACGCGACACTGTAACAGGCATGATGGATGTACACCTATCCTATCAGTCCAACCACCTCAACGAACAAATGCGCATGCTCACTGTAATCACCATCATTGTCATGCCTCTGAATGTCCTCACCGGCATATATGGGATGAATTTTGATAACATCCCCGAGCTGCACTGGCACTATGGGTACTATATCGTCCTTGGCCTGATGGCAACCATCATCGTTAGCCTGTTAATTTATTTTTACCGGCGCCACTGGTTATAA
- a CDS encoding riboflavin synthase subunit alpha, translating into MFTGIVQGLGIVTAISEKQQLRTIQVRLPQGASDSLSIGASVANNGCCLTITAIKGDEVSFDIMAESLARTNLGQLNIGDAVNIERAARYGDEIGGHIMSGHIFTTTSITRIDDTPPNRTVWFKLPAKAAPYILTKGFIGLNGCSLTIGEVTTEEFNVHLIPETMNRTLFGRCQVNDCINLEIDAQTQAIVDTVQKYMQLHA; encoded by the coding sequence ATGTTTACAGGCATCGTACAAGGATTAGGTATCGTCACCGCCATCAGCGAAAAGCAGCAATTGCGCACTATACAAGTACGCCTGCCACAAGGCGCCAGCGACAGCCTCTCTATCGGTGCCTCCGTAGCCAACAATGGCTGCTGCCTCACCATCACGGCTATTAAAGGTGATGAAGTCTCTTTCGATATAATGGCAGAAAGCTTGGCCAGAACCAATCTCGGCCAACTAAATATCGGTGATGCCGTAAACATTGAACGCGCCGCCCGTTATGGTGATGAAATTGGTGGCCATATCATGAGCGGACATATTTTTACTACTACAAGCATAACCCGCATTGACGATACCCCGCCAAATCGGACTGTCTGGTTCAAACTACCAGCTAAGGCCGCTCCCTATATTCTCACCAAAGGCTTTATTGGTTTAAATGGATGCAGCCTCACAATCGGTGAGGTAACCACAGAAGAATTCAATGTCCACCTGATACCTGAAACCATGAACAGGACACTTTTTGGAAGATGTCAGGTAAACGATTGCATCAATCTAGAGATAGATGCTCAGACACAGGCAATTGTAGATACAGTGCAAAAATATATGCAATTGCATGCATAA
- the nusB gene encoding transcription antitermination factor NusB, translating to MITPRRRARQFAVQALYQAQLNKEESAAIIAQNIRDNEYFAKADGELFTQIFFGAYNNQRDYMKRIRPLLDRHEDELSPVERAVLLMACHELSAMPETPHPVIINEAIEITKTFGGTDGYKFINGILDKLSAELRTTS from the coding sequence ATGATCACTCCACGCCGGCGTGCCCGTCAGTTTGCAGTACAGGCTCTGTATCAAGCTCAGCTAAACAAAGAAGAATCTGCCGCCATTATTGCCCAGAATATTCGTGACAATGAGTATTTTGCCAAAGCCGACGGCGAATTATTTACACAGATTTTTTTCGGTGCCTATAACAATCAGCGCGATTATATGAAACGAATCCGTCCGCTACTGGACCGACATGAAGACGAGCTGAGTCCAGTGGAGCGTGCTGTATTGTTAATGGCTTGTCATGAACTTTCCGCTATGCCAGAAACACCCCATCCCGTCATTATTAATGAAGCTATAGAAATTACCAAAACCTTTGGCGGAACTGATGGCTACAAATTCATCAATGGGATTCTGGATAAACTTTCTGCCGAACTGAGAACTACATCTTAA
- a CDS encoding DUF805 domain-containing protein, which produces MEWFISCMTTNYFNFQGRARRKEYWFFTLIIFLIGVLIGIIASVLGLEESTIKMIQLIWGLALFMPALGVQVRRLHDISRSGWWILLNLIPIIGPLVIFIFNLLDSTPGDNEYGPNPKY; this is translated from the coding sequence ATGGAATGGTTTATCAGCTGTATGACCACAAATTATTTTAATTTCCAAGGTCGAGCCCGTCGTAAAGAATACTGGTTTTTTACCTTAATAATATTCTTGATTGGCGTTTTAATAGGCATAATCGCATCTGTTCTCGGATTAGAAGAATCAACCATTAAAATGATTCAATTAATTTGGGGTTTAGCATTATTTATGCCAGCCTTAGGGGTACAAGTGCGTCGATTACACGATATCAGTCGTTCTGGCTGGTGGATTTTATTAAACTTAATTCCTATAATCGGCCCACTAGTAATATTTATCTTCAACCTATTGGACTCCACACCGGGTGATAATGAATACGGTCCAAATCCTAAATATTAA
- a CDS encoding acyl-CoA thioesterase → MVPTPLPPQGAQHQLSMSVLMTPALANFHGNVHGGDLLKLLDQVAYACASRYSGEYVVTLSVDQVIFKEPIHVGELVTFYASVNHVGRTSMEVGIRVEAQDIQHRSARHTNSCYFSMVAVDKNGKPTKVPPLCIGTEEQARRFQEGAIRKEARLKAAKAKHKPTV, encoded by the coding sequence ATGGTTCCTACACCCTTACCACCGCAAGGTGCACAGCATCAGCTATCTATGTCCGTACTTATGACACCAGCATTGGCAAATTTTCATGGTAACGTTCATGGCGGTGATTTACTCAAATTGCTAGATCAGGTAGCCTATGCCTGTGCCAGCCGCTATTCTGGCGAATACGTCGTGACCCTGTCCGTGGATCAGGTAATTTTTAAAGAGCCCATCCATGTAGGTGAGTTGGTGACCTTTTATGCTTCCGTCAATCATGTAGGCCGTACTTCGATGGAAGTAGGCATACGGGTAGAAGCACAGGATATCCAACACCGTAGTGCCCGCCATACTAATAGCTGTTATTTCAGCATGGTAGCCGTCGATAAAAACGGTAAACCTACTAAAGTACCACCATTATGTATCGGCACTGAAGAACAGGCGCGCCGTTTTCAGGAAGGTGCCATCCGTAAGGAAGCACGCTTAAAAGCAGCTAAAGCCAAACACAAACCAACCGTTTAA
- the ribH gene encoding 6,7-dimethyl-8-ribityllumazine synthase, which translates to MNIITPEHNGTGLHIGIVQARFTNPIGVELVKACTDRLVKLGVNDNDITLATVPGALEVPLVLQSMARSGKFDALVAIGVVIRGETYHFELVSNEAAAGVSRISLEHQIPIANAILTTENDAQALARMYNKGSEAAVVAIEMANLLKTKY; encoded by the coding sequence ATGAATATCATTACCCCAGAACATAATGGTACCGGTCTGCATATCGGCATTGTACAGGCACGTTTTACCAACCCGATTGGCGTAGAACTGGTTAAAGCCTGCACCGATCGTCTGGTTAAACTAGGGGTAAACGATAACGATATCACACTGGCCACAGTTCCCGGTGCATTGGAAGTACCTCTGGTATTACAAAGCATGGCTCGCAGCGGAAAATTTGACGCTTTAGTGGCTATTGGCGTAGTGATTCGTGGTGAAACCTACCATTTCGAACTGGTATCCAATGAAGCTGCCGCAGGCGTATCCCGAATCAGTCTAGAACACCAAATTCCGATTGCCAATGCCATTCTTACCACCGAAAATGATGCACAGGCACTGGCACGCATGTATAACAAAGGCAGTGAAGCTGCGGTGGTGGCCATTGAAATGGCCAATTTGCTTAAAACCAAATATTAA